In Mobula hypostoma chromosome 11, sMobHyp1.1, whole genome shotgun sequence, the following are encoded in one genomic region:
- the fgf4 gene encoding fibroblast growth factor 4 — MLIRMFCNATMQSASLPILVLGLVSGLVRCAPLSAQPNATLERRWETLLSRSMSRIPGERKAISGETDYLLGIKRLRRLYCNVGIGFHLQVLPDGRINGKHNENQYSLLEISPVERGVVTLFGVKSGLFVAMNSKGKLYGSAYYNDECKFSEILLPNNYNAYESKTYPSMYIALSKNGKTKKGNRVSPIMTMTHFLPRI; from the exons ATGTTGATCAGGATGTTCTGCAACGCAACAATGCAATCGGCTTCCTTGCCAATCTTGGTCCTTGGACTTGTATCTGGTTTGGTGCGCTGCGCTCCTCTCTCTGCCCAGCCCAATGCTACCTTGGAACGCAGGTGGGAGACGCTCTTGTCCCGCTCCATGTCTCGAATCCCCGGAGAGAGGAAGGCCATCAGCGGAGAGACGGACTATCTGCTGGGTATCAAACGACTGCGACGGCTTTACTGTAACGTCGGCATAGGATTTCATCTTCAAGTATTGCCTGACGGTAGGATTAACGGCAAACATAACGAGAATCAATACA GCCTTTTGGAGATTTCGCCCGTGGAAAGAGGGGTCGTCACCCTTTTCGGTGTCAAAAGCGGGCTGTTTGTCGCCATGAATAGCAAAGGCAAACTTTATGGATCG GCATACTACAATGACGAATGCAAATTCAGCGAAATCCTCCTGCCCAATAACTACAATGCCTACGAATCCAAAACGTACCCCAGCATGTACATCGCGCTGAGCAAGAATGGCAAAACGAAGAAGGGAAACAGAGTGTCTCCCATCATGACAATGACACATTTTCTGCCGAGAATCTGA